The following coding sequences are from one Brooklawnia cerclae window:
- a CDS encoding RsmB/NOP family class I SAM-dependent RNA methyltransferase: MPDRRAGGAGRNRPARSAGHGRDRRVDRARRVALDAMRRITAEGGYANLVLGEVTAGLDKRDAGFVIELVSGTCRMQGSYDAVIEQAAGRKLSTLQPAVVNVLRLACHQLFAMRVPDHAAVGSSVDLAGACVGERVTGLVNAIVRRLAARDLGAWFDELSDGLAPREVLALRHGHPAWVADAFADALVSGDDELERLLAADNEPPVPMLVVRPGLAGVDDLVRAGGVPARWSPWGASRPGNPAEVPEVVDGRAGVQDEGSQLVIEAATRANSPDGPWLDLCAGPGGKSALLRGLAPGLLVSSEVQPHRAGLVAKALRAFPRTGHQVLVADATAPAWRPSAFGLVVADVPCTGLGALRRRPESRWRRDPASLAELTALQRRILDTAIASVARGGLVAYITCSPHPDETVGIVRQASGVEIEDAPALLPEVPDAASRLDERCIQLWPHLHGTDAMFCALLRRV, translated from the coding sequence ATGCCTGACCGGCGGGCCGGCGGCGCCGGCCGGAACCGTCCCGCGCGTTCTGCCGGCCATGGACGCGACCGGCGCGTCGACCGGGCGCGCAGGGTGGCCCTCGATGCCATGCGCCGGATCACCGCGGAGGGGGGCTACGCGAACCTCGTCCTGGGCGAGGTCACCGCGGGCCTCGACAAACGCGACGCCGGATTCGTGATCGAGCTGGTCAGCGGCACCTGTCGCATGCAGGGCAGCTACGACGCGGTGATCGAGCAGGCGGCGGGACGAAAGCTCTCCACACTCCAGCCCGCGGTCGTCAACGTGCTCCGCTTGGCCTGCCACCAGCTGTTCGCCATGCGGGTGCCCGATCACGCGGCTGTCGGGTCGAGCGTCGACCTCGCCGGGGCGTGCGTGGGGGAGCGGGTCACCGGCCTGGTCAACGCGATCGTCCGCAGGCTGGCCGCTCGCGACCTCGGCGCATGGTTCGACGAGCTTTCCGACGGGCTGGCGCCGCGCGAGGTACTGGCGTTGCGGCACGGGCACCCGGCGTGGGTGGCCGATGCCTTCGCCGATGCCCTGGTGAGCGGGGACGACGAACTCGAACGGCTGCTGGCGGCCGACAACGAGCCGCCGGTTCCGATGCTGGTCGTGCGTCCGGGGCTCGCCGGGGTGGACGACCTGGTGCGTGCCGGGGGCGTACCGGCGCGGTGGTCGCCGTGGGGCGCATCACGCCCCGGGAACCCGGCGGAGGTGCCCGAGGTGGTCGACGGACGTGCCGGGGTGCAGGACGAGGGCAGCCAACTCGTGATCGAGGCCGCGACGAGGGCGAACTCGCCGGATGGCCCCTGGCTCGACCTGTGCGCCGGCCCGGGCGGCAAGTCGGCCCTCCTGCGTGGCTTGGCACCCGGTCTGCTGGTGTCGTCCGAGGTACAGCCCCACCGGGCCGGGCTCGTGGCCAAGGCGTTGCGTGCTTTCCCGAGGACGGGCCACCAGGTGCTGGTGGCCGACGCGACCGCTCCCGCGTGGCGTCCCTCGGCGTTCGGTCTGGTCGTGGCCGACGTGCCGTGCACCGGCCTGGGCGCACTGCGGCGGCGCCCGGAGTCCAGGTGGCGTCGCGATCCCGCGTCCCTGGCGGAGCTCACCGCGCTTCAGCGCAGGATACTGGACACCGCGATCGCCTCGGTCGCCCGTGGTGGCCTGGTGGCGTACATCACGTGTTCGCCGCACCCGGACGAGACCGTGGGCATCGTCCGGCAGGCGAGTGGCGTCGAGATCGAGGACGCTCCCGCGCTGCTGCCGGAGGTACCCGACGCGGCGAGCCGCCTCGACGAACGGTGTATTCAACTGTGGCCGCACCTGCACGGCACGGACGCGATGTTCTGCGCGCTCCTGCGGCGGGTGTGA
- a CDS encoding response regulator transcription factor translates to MGVVLVVEDNADVNAMLARHLRAEGYDVRQAFDGPGALEGFAAGDVDAVLLDITLPNASGAGLLTAWRRSSQTPVIVVSARDAVWTKVDLLKLGADDYITKPFDLDELTARLEAVMRRARPAQPRVLSYGRLSVDLESMRVTVDDQDIDLTVTEMRILEALMSVPGRVRTKASIHTEVWDEPYPGDDSAIKTHVSHLRGKLKAADPGTTYIETVWGLGYRMPRSPRTT, encoded by the coding sequence ATGGGCGTGGTTCTCGTGGTGGAGGACAACGCCGATGTGAACGCGATGCTCGCCCGCCATCTTCGCGCCGAGGGCTACGACGTGCGCCAGGCGTTCGACGGGCCCGGGGCCCTCGAGGGTTTCGCCGCCGGTGACGTCGACGCCGTGCTGCTGGACATCACCTTGCCCAATGCCTCCGGTGCCGGGCTCCTCACCGCGTGGCGGCGATCGAGCCAGACCCCTGTCATCGTCGTGTCGGCGAGGGACGCCGTCTGGACGAAGGTCGATCTGCTCAAGCTGGGCGCGGACGACTACATCACCAAGCCCTTCGATCTCGACGAGCTGACCGCCCGTCTTGAAGCGGTGATGCGCCGTGCACGTCCGGCGCAACCTCGCGTCCTCAGCTATGGGCGCCTGAGCGTCGACCTGGAGTCGATGCGGGTGACGGTGGACGACCAGGACATCGATCTCACAGTCACCGAGATGCGCATCCTGGAGGCGCTCATGTCCGTGCCCGGCAGGGTGCGCACCAAGGCGTCGATACACACCGAGGTGTGGGACGAGCCCTATCCCGGCGACGACTCCGCGATCAAGACCCACGTGAGCCACCTGCGCGGCAAACTGAAGGCGGCCGACCCCGGCACCACCTACATCGAGACCGTCTGGGGGCTCGGGTATCGGAT
- the rpe gene encoding ribulose-phosphate 3-epimerase, whose protein sequence is MRITPSILNADLADLAGEITRIPSADGLHVDVMDNHFVPNLTLGLPVVEAIQRHTELPIDVHLMIDDADAWAPRYADLGVHTVTFHVEAARAPIRTAREIRRLGSRASMALKPATPIEPYADMLTELDMVLLMTVEPGFGGQKFLDLVLPKIRRTRELVKATGQEIWIQVDGGVSLETVERCADAGADVFVAGTAVYRADDPDEMVVALRDRAIAACGH, encoded by the coding sequence ATGCGAATCACTCCCAGCATCCTGAACGCGGACCTCGCCGACCTGGCGGGCGAGATCACCCGGATCCCCAGCGCCGATGGGCTGCATGTCGATGTGATGGACAACCACTTCGTCCCCAATCTCACGCTCGGCCTGCCAGTCGTCGAGGCGATCCAGAGGCACACCGAACTGCCGATCGACGTCCACCTCATGATCGACGACGCCGACGCGTGGGCGCCCCGGTATGCCGACCTCGGCGTCCACACGGTCACGTTCCACGTGGAGGCTGCCCGGGCGCCGATCCGCACTGCCCGGGAGATTCGGCGGCTCGGCTCGCGCGCTTCCATGGCTCTGAAGCCGGCGACTCCGATCGAGCCGTACGCCGACATGTTGACCGAACTCGACATGGTGTTGTTGATGACCGTCGAGCCCGGGTTCGGTGGCCAGAAGTTCCTCGACCTGGTTCTGCCGAAGATCCGGCGCACCCGTGAACTCGTCAAGGCGACCGGGCAGGAGATCTGGATCCAGGTGGACGGCGGCGTGTCGCTGGAGACGGTCGAGCGCTGCGCGGACGCCGGCGCCGACGTGTTCGTCGCGGGAACCGCGGTGTACCGGGCCGATGATCCGGACGAGATGGTTGTCGCCCTGCGCGACAGGGCGATAGCGGCCTGCGGGCACTGA